A single region of the Saprospiraceae bacterium genome encodes:
- a CDS encoding RagB/SusD family nutrient uptake outer membrane protein, whose product MNTKFITIISMAVFLGITACNDEFLDRFPETSIGKENFFNSEEDLSIYINNLYNFPGGGIYSADGYATTDNMANTGETELKTMMTTQPSSATIIGGWSWDRLRTINFFLENFQKAQIPQEALDHFEGLARFFRAQFYVEKVKRYSDVPWYDKVLGTDDDEALFKGRDPRAMVVDKIFEDFKFAAEHVRESQPAGAITKYVVLTYMARYALYEGTFRKYHSELNLENTASSYLTMARDLSQQIIDSGKFSIYNTGKPQSDYYNLFVSADLTANPEVILTNIAIANLKNSGNSATIFGNYETSPSKDLLQAYLMADGTYYTDQAGYETKQFVEEFVNRDHRLYQTYAFPGFELVRTETYSQGGGLYIQQLAKNFSGYHQIKGFVNEKELEVINNTDVPVLRYAEVLLTRAEASAELGELNQSILDATINVLRARAGMPALTMNPAMDPVQAARYPGITNSNLLEIRRERRIELAMEGYRFDDLMRWGAGKLLEQEPQGLYFPGLGKYDLNGDGAMDIILIAQSESIPTGGDKELNEKGVPLIYYRAGLQGTDAGVYLSEGTSGTIQTVRERGTFVDPKYYYRPIPQTHVTVNPNLSQNFGWD is encoded by the coding sequence ATGAATACCAAATTCATAACTATTATATCAATGGCGGTTTTCTTAGGGATCACTGCCTGTAATGATGAGTTCCTGGATCGTTTTCCGGAGACTTCCATCGGGAAGGAAAACTTTTTCAATTCAGAAGAAGATCTTTCCATCTACATTAATAATTTGTACAATTTCCCTGGCGGTGGCATTTATTCAGCAGATGGTTATGCCACTACCGATAATATGGCTAATACTGGCGAAACCGAATTGAAAACCATGATGACCACCCAGCCCAGTTCGGCGACCATCATTGGGGGTTGGAGTTGGGATCGCCTGCGCACCATCAATTTCTTCCTGGAGAATTTTCAGAAGGCGCAAATTCCACAGGAAGCCTTGGATCATTTTGAAGGATTGGCCCGTTTTTTCAGGGCCCAATTTTATGTCGAAAAAGTAAAGCGCTATTCTGATGTGCCTTGGTACGACAAAGTACTGGGAACGGATGATGACGAAGCCTTGTTCAAGGGCAGAGATCCAAGGGCGATGGTCGTTGACAAGATTTTCGAAGACTTCAAATTTGCAGCCGAACACGTTCGAGAGAGTCAGCCAGCAGGTGCTATTACCAAATATGTCGTCTTAACGTATATGGCAAGGTATGCACTTTATGAAGGTACTTTTAGAAAGTACCATAGTGAGCTGAACCTGGAAAACACCGCAAGTAGCTACCTAACGATGGCTCGTGACCTTTCGCAGCAGATCATAGACAGTGGCAAATTCAGTATTTACAATACGGGGAAGCCCCAGTCTGATTACTACAATTTATTTGTAAGTGCTGACCTAACTGCTAACCCCGAGGTGATTTTAACCAATATCGCCATTGCTAATCTAAAGAACAGCGGCAATTCAGCTACTATTTTCGGAAATTACGAGACCAGTCCAAGCAAAGATCTATTACAAGCCTATTTGATGGCCGATGGCACTTACTACACCGATCAAGCGGGGTATGAGACCAAACAATTTGTAGAAGAATTTGTTAACCGCGATCACCGTTTGTACCAAACCTATGCTTTCCCAGGATTCGAGCTGGTTCGAACGGAGACCTATTCTCAGGGCGGCGGCCTTTATATCCAGCAATTGGCGAAAAACTTTTCTGGCTATCACCAAATCAAAGGTTTTGTCAATGAAAAAGAACTGGAAGTAATCAATAACACGGATGTCCCCGTTCTTCGCTACGCCGAGGTGCTGCTAACACGGGCAGAAGCCAGCGCTGAACTGGGCGAATTGAACCAAAGTATCCTGGATGCCACGATCAATGTGCTCCGTGCACGGGCTGGGATGCCGGCTTTAACGATGAATCCGGCGATGGATCCGGTACAGGCGGCCCGCTACCCCGGTATTACCAATAGCAACCTGCTGGAAATTCGCCGGGAACGCCGCATCGAGCTGGCAATGGAAGGCTATCGCTTTGATGACCTGATGCGCTGGGGCGCCGGTAAATTACTGGAGCAAGAGCCCCAGGGACTTTACTTCCCCGGGCTAGGCAAGTACGATCTGAATGGGGATGGCGCAATGGATATTATCTTGATCGCTCAGAGCGAATCCATTCCTACTGGTGGAGATAAAGAACTGAATGAAAAGGGGGTTCCGCTGATTTACTATCGCGCAGGGCTGCAAGGCACAGACGCTGGGGTTTATCTATCAGAAGGCACCAGCGGAACCATCCAGACGGTCCGAGAAAGGGGAACTTTTGTCGATCCGAAATACTATTATCGACCTATTCCGCAAACGCATGTAACGGTTAATCCCAATTTGAGTCAGAATTTTGGGTGGGATTAA